The proteins below come from a single Parageobacillus toebii NBRC 107807 genomic window:
- the pgeF gene encoding peptidoglycan editing factor PgeF, which produces MSDIFRQIEKELLMLQSHSFPQIVAGFTTKHGGVSKGAFATFNLGLHVGDDPSFVCSNRQRLADLLQFPLERWICCDQIHDVHIEKVTTDHGGKGTTDYQSAIAGTDGLYTEEARLLLALCFADCVPLYFMAPKHGMIGLAHAGWKGTVKNIAGEMVRLWHECEQIPLEDIYVVIGPSIGACCYIVDDRVITRVDRVLEGEEKLPYKQVSIGQYALDLKELNKVLLIKAGIHEEHIDVSGYCTSCADHLFFSHRRDQGKTGRMMAFIGRKEE; this is translated from the coding sequence ATGTCAGATATTTTTCGACAAATAGAAAAGGAATTGTTGATGCTGCAGTCGCATTCGTTTCCTCAGATCGTCGCTGGATTTACGACGAAACATGGAGGAGTGAGTAAAGGAGCGTTTGCGACATTCAATTTAGGGCTGCATGTTGGGGATGACCCTTCTTTTGTTTGCAGCAATCGACAGCGTTTGGCGGATTTGTTGCAATTTCCACTTGAACGGTGGATATGTTGCGACCAAATACATGATGTTCACATTGAAAAGGTGACAACCGACCACGGTGGAAAAGGAACAACGGATTATCAGTCCGCTATAGCGGGTACGGACGGTCTGTATACAGAAGAGGCAAGATTGTTGCTTGCCTTATGTTTTGCTGATTGCGTACCGCTTTATTTTATGGCTCCGAAACATGGCATGATTGGCCTTGCTCATGCCGGATGGAAAGGAACAGTAAAAAACATTGCGGGAGAAATGGTTCGTCTTTGGCATGAGTGTGAGCAAATTCCTCTTGAGGATATATACGTTGTGATCGGCCCTTCGATTGGCGCTTGTTGCTATATCGTCGATGACCGTGTGATCACGCGCGTCGATCGCGTTTTGGAAGGGGAAGAGAAGCTTCCGTATAAGCAGGTGAGCATAGGGCAATATGCTCTTGATTTAAAAGAGCTGAATAAAGTATTACTGATAAAGGCAGGAATTCATGAAGAACATATTGATGTTTCCGGGTATTGTACGAGTTGTGCTGATCATTTGTTTTTCTCTCATCGCCGTGATCAAGGAAAAACAGGAAGAATGATGGCGTTTATCGGCAGGAAGGAGGAATGA
- a CDS encoding RluA family pseudouridine synthase, producing the protein MDVIQFHIDAEYDNERIDKVIAALNEEWSRSKVQQWIKDGLVTVNDQHVKANYKSSAGDVVVVRLPEPEPLHVVPENIPLDIYYEDADVLVVNKPRGMVVHPAPGHMRGTLVNALLAHCTDLSGINGVLRPGIVHRIDKDTSGLLMVAKNDMAHQSLVDQLVKKTVTRKYKAIVHGVIPHDYGTIDAPIGRDKRDRKKMTVTEENGKEAVTHFRVLERFRHYTFVECQLETGRTHQIRVHMKYIGYPLAGDPQYGPKKTLPIDGQALHAGVLGFTHPRTGEYLEFEAPLPPEFEHLLQLLRKGD; encoded by the coding sequence ATGGATGTTATTCAATTTCATATTGATGCGGAATACGACAATGAACGGATTGATAAAGTGATTGCAGCATTAAATGAAGAATGGTCTCGTTCCAAAGTGCAGCAATGGATAAAAGATGGGCTTGTCACCGTTAACGATCAGCATGTCAAAGCGAATTACAAGAGTTCAGCCGGCGATGTCGTTGTCGTTCGCCTTCCGGAACCGGAGCCGCTTCATGTCGTGCCAGAGAATATTCCGTTAGATATTTATTACGAGGATGCTGATGTTCTTGTTGTCAATAAACCGCGCGGCATGGTCGTTCACCCAGCACCAGGGCATATGCGCGGCACGCTCGTAAACGCCTTGCTTGCCCATTGCACCGATTTATCAGGCATTAACGGAGTGCTTCGTCCGGGTATTGTGCATCGCATTGATAAAGATACATCTGGATTATTGATGGTTGCCAAAAACGATATGGCGCACCAGTCGCTTGTCGATCAACTTGTGAAAAAAACGGTGACGCGAAAATATAAAGCGATTGTTCATGGAGTAATTCCACACGATTACGGCACGATTGACGCGCCGATCGGCCGCGATAAACGAGATCGTAAAAAAATGACGGTAACAGAAGAAAACGGAAAAGAGGCGGTCACTCATTTCCGTGTGTTAGAACGTTTTCGCCACTATACGTTTGTCGAATGCCAATTAGAAACAGGAAGAACCCATCAAATTCGCGTGCATATGAAATATATTGGCTATCCGTTAGCGGGCGATCCGCAATACGGACCGAAAAAGACGCTGCCAATTGACGGGCAGGCTTTACATGCAGGAGTGCTCGGATTTACCCATCCGCGCACCGGAGAATATTTGGAGTTTGAGGCGCCACTTCCGCCTGAGTTTGAGCATCTTTTACAATTGTTGCGAAAAGGTGATTGA
- the lspA gene encoding signal peptidase II — protein sequence MVIYYIIALAVIAIDQWTKWLVVKYMKLGESIPIIPNVLYITSHRNRGAAWGILQGQFWLFYLITVIVVIGLVVYIQRLPRGERLFGIALGLMLGGAIGNFIDRVFRKEVVDFIHTYIGTYSFPVFNIADSALCIGVALVFIKTFFAGKTEKENR from the coding sequence ATGGTGATATACTATATCATTGCGCTGGCGGTCATCGCCATCGATCAGTGGACGAAATGGCTCGTTGTAAAATATATGAAGCTTGGTGAAAGTATTCCGATCATTCCAAACGTGCTTTATATCACTTCACATCGTAACCGCGGAGCGGCATGGGGTATTTTACAAGGGCAGTTTTGGCTGTTTTATTTGATTACCGTAATCGTTGTCATTGGGTTAGTCGTCTATATTCAGCGTTTGCCGCGCGGAGAGCGGTTGTTTGGAATCGCTTTGGGCCTTATGCTTGGAGGAGCGATCGGCAACTTTATTGACCGGGTTTTCCGCAAAGAAGTCGTTGACTTTATTCATACATACATTGGCACATATAGCTTTCCAGTGTTTAATATTGCTGATTCCGCGCTTTGTATCGGTGTAGCGCTTGTCTTTATTAAAACGTTTTTTGCTGGAAAAACAGAAAAGGAGAATCGGTAA
- a CDS encoding YggT family protein — translation MHSLLWFLSTLIQIYSYALIIYILMSWFPNARDTKVGQMLATICEPYLEPFRRIIPPIGMIDISPIVAFLVLEFATKGLYALFDMLNLV, via the coding sequence ATGCACAGTTTGCTTTGGTTTTTGAGTACATTGATTCAAATTTATTCGTATGCGCTCATTATTTACATTTTGATGTCATGGTTTCCCAATGCTCGTGATACAAAAGTCGGCCAAATGCTTGCGACGATTTGCGAGCCATATTTAGAACCGTTTCGCCGCATTATTCCACCAATCGGAATGATTGACATTTCTCCGATCGTCGCTTTTTTAGTGCTTGAATTTGCGACAAAAGGGTTGTATGCCCTTTTTGATATGTTAAATTTAGTGTGA
- a CDS encoding YggS family pyridoxal phosphate-dependent enzyme, with protein sequence MTVRDNLAIIRENIEAACQRVGRNPADIRIVAVTKYVSVKRAREALEAGITDLGENRDDGLLKKYEALGAEPTWHFIGTLQSRKVKNIIDKVDYIHSLDRMSLAKEIEKRATKRVKCFVQVNVSGEATKHGLAKEEVIPFIQQLQDFSHIEVIGLMTMAPYTDDESILRTCFRQLKLLQENVQALHIPNAPCTELSMGMSNDYVIAIEEGATFIRLGTSLVGKEF encoded by the coding sequence ATGACGGTTCGCGACAATTTAGCAATCATTCGAGAAAACATTGAAGCAGCGTGCCAACGAGTAGGACGCAATCCTGCCGACATTCGCATTGTTGCCGTTACGAAATATGTAAGTGTAAAGCGGGCGAGAGAGGCGCTAGAAGCCGGCATTACCGATTTGGGAGAAAATCGTGATGACGGGTTGTTGAAAAAATATGAAGCGTTGGGCGCGGAGCCGACATGGCATTTTATTGGCACACTGCAATCACGAAAAGTGAAAAATATTATTGACAAAGTGGATTATATTCACTCGCTTGACCGTATGTCGCTTGCTAAAGAAATCGAAAAGCGAGCAACGAAGCGGGTGAAATGTTTTGTTCAAGTGAACGTATCGGGTGAAGCGACTAAACATGGATTAGCAAAAGAAGAAGTGATTCCGTTTATTCAACAGCTGCAAGACTTTTCGCATATTGAAGTGATTGGTTTAATGACGATGGCGCCTTATACAGATGATGAATCTATTTTACGTACATGCTTTCGTCAATTAAAATTATTGCAAGAAAATGTACAAGCATTACATATTCCAAACGCTCCATGTACGGAACTGTCTATGGGGATGTCCAACGATTACGTGATCGCCATTGAAGAAGGCGCAACTTTTATTCGCCTTGGCACATCGCTGGTTGGAAAAGAATTTTAG
- a CDS encoding DivIVA domain-containing protein yields the protein MPLTPLDIHNKEFSRGFRGYDEDEVNEFLDQVIKDYEMVIREKKQLEEKVAELTEKLNYFTNIEETLNKSILVAQETAEEVKRNAEKEAKLIIKEAEKNAERIISEALAKSRKISLEIEELKRQSKVFRMRFRMLIEAQLEMLNNRDWDDLMEYEVPELETKEKEELSQS from the coding sequence GTGCCTTTAACGCCATTAGATATTCATAATAAAGAGTTTAGCCGGGGTTTTCGCGGCTATGATGAAGATGAAGTAAATGAATTTCTTGATCAAGTCATTAAAGATTATGAAATGGTGATTCGCGAAAAAAAGCAACTTGAGGAAAAAGTGGCGGAATTGACAGAAAAACTAAATTACTTTACTAATATTGAAGAAACATTAAACAAATCGATTTTAGTTGCCCAGGAAACAGCGGAAGAAGTAAAGCGAAACGCGGAGAAAGAAGCGAAACTAATCATTAAAGAAGCGGAAAAAAATGCGGAGCGCATCATCAGCGAAGCGCTTGCGAAATCGCGGAAAATCTCTCTTGAAATTGAAGAACTAAAGCGGCAATCGAAAGTATTTCGCATGCGTTTTCGCATGCTCATTGAAGCACAGCTAGAAATGTTGAATAATCGCGATTGGGATGATTTAATGGAATATGAAGTGCCAGAATTAGAAACAAAGGAGAAGGAAGAACTCTCCCAATCTTGA
- the sigG gene encoding RNA polymerase sporulation sigma factor SigG, protein MTRNKVEICGVDTSKLPVLKNEEMRELFKRMHEGDLEAREKLVNGNLRLVLSVIQRFNNRGEFVDDLFQVGCIGLMKSIDNFDLNQNVKFSTYAVPMIIGEIRRYLRDNNPIRVSRSLRDIAYKALQVREKLMSETAKEPSAEEIAKVLGIPHEEVVFALDAIQDPVSLFEPIYNDGGDPIYVMDQLSDERNRDSQWIEEIALKEGLRRLNEREKMIIRKRFFQGKTQMEVAEEIGISQAQVSRLEKAAIRQMNKNIQV, encoded by the coding sequence TTGACAAGAAACAAAGTTGAGATTTGCGGAGTAGACACATCTAAGCTCCCTGTACTAAAAAACGAAGAAATGAGAGAATTGTTTAAGCGAATGCATGAAGGGGATTTGGAGGCAAGGGAAAAATTAGTGAATGGCAATTTGCGGCTTGTATTGAGCGTCATTCAACGCTTTAATAATCGCGGTGAATTTGTGGATGATTTATTTCAAGTTGGTTGTATCGGACTTATGAAATCGATTGATAACTTTGATTTAAACCAAAATGTAAAATTTTCGACATATGCAGTACCGATGATTATTGGAGAAATTCGCAGATATTTGCGCGATAATAATCCGATTCGCGTATCTCGCTCGCTTCGTGATATTGCCTATAAAGCGTTGCAAGTGCGTGAAAAGTTGATGAGCGAGACGGCGAAAGAGCCTTCGGCGGAAGAAATTGCAAAGGTGCTTGGCATTCCTCATGAGGAAGTGGTGTTTGCCTTAGATGCAATCCAAGACCCTGTTTCGTTATTTGAGCCAATTTATAACGATGGCGGTGATCCGATTTACGTGATGGATCAATTAAGTGATGAACGCAACCGTGATAGCCAATGGATTGAAGAAATTGCGCTAAAAGAAGGACTGCGCCGTCTAAATGAACGAGAAAAAATGATTATCCGCAAGCGTTTTTTCCAAGGAAAAACGCAAATGGAAGTTGCCGAAGAAATTGGAATTTCCCAAGCGCAAGTATCGCGGTTGGAAAAGGCGGCGATTCGTCAAATGAATAAAAACATTCAAGTATAA
- the ileS gene encoding isoleucine--tRNA ligase, with protein sequence MDYKETLLMPQTEFPMRGNLPKREPEIQKKWEEMDIYRKVQERTKGRPLFVLHDGPPYANGDIHMGHALNKILKDIIVRYKSMSGYCAPYVPGWDTHGLPIETALTKKGVDRKSMSVAEFRKLCEQYAYEQINNQREQFKRLGVRGDWENPYITLKPEYEAQQIKVFGEMAKKGLIYKGLKPVYWSPSSESALAEAEIEYKDKRSPSIYVAFPVKDGKGVLDGDEKIVIWTTTPWTIPANLAIAVHPDLDYQVVETNGAKYVVAAALLESVAKEIGWDEVTVVKTIKGKDLEYVVAKHPFYDRDSLVICGEHVTTDAGTGCVHTAPGHGEDDFIVGQKYGLDVLCPVDERGYMTSEAPGFEGLFYDEANKAITQKLEEVGALLKLSFITHSYPHDWRTKKPTIFRATTQWFASIDKIRGELLQAIKETKWIPEWGEIRIHNMIRDRGDWCISRQRAWGVPIPVFYGENGEPIITDETIEHVSNLFRQYGSNVWFEREAKDLLPEGFTHPSSPNGIFTKETDIMDVWFDSGSSHQAVLVERDDLQRPADLYLEGSDQYRGWFNSSLSTAVAVTGKAPYKAVLSHGFVLDGEGRKMSKSLGNVVVPAKVMEQLGADILRLWVASVDYQADVRISDSILKQVAEVYRKIRNTFRFMLGNLFDFNPETDAVPVNELREVDRYMIVKLNHLIENVKHAYETYDFASIYHDVNNFCTVDLSAFYLDFAKDILYIEAPNDRARRSIQTVLYETVVALTKLVAPILPHTAEEVWEHIPNRKEKEESVQLVDMPETINIDEEDAIVAKWDAFMNLRDDVLKALEVARNEKVIGKSLTASVTVYPTKEARQLLGSIEEDLKQLFIVSEFTIADDYEHAPEDAQKLANVAVIVKPAEGETCERCWVVTPEVGKDADHPTLCPRCAHIVKEHYSA encoded by the coding sequence ATGGATTATAAAGAAACGCTGTTAATGCCACAAACGGAATTTCCGATGCGCGGAAACTTGCCGAAGCGTGAACCGGAAATCCAGAAAAAATGGGAAGAAATGGACATTTATCGAAAAGTGCAAGAACGGACAAAAGGACGTCCATTGTTTGTTCTGCATGACGGGCCGCCGTACGCGAACGGCGATATTCATATGGGACACGCTTTAAATAAAATTTTAAAAGATATTATCGTCCGCTATAAATCGATGAGCGGCTATTGCGCGCCATACGTTCCTGGATGGGATACACATGGACTTCCGATTGAAACAGCGCTCACGAAAAAGGGAGTTGACCGAAAATCGATGAGCGTTGCGGAATTTCGCAAGCTTTGTGAACAATATGCGTATGAACAAATTAATAATCAGCGCGAGCAATTTAAGCGTCTTGGCGTGCGCGGCGATTGGGAAAATCCATATATTACGTTGAAACCGGAATATGAAGCACAACAAATTAAAGTGTTTGGCGAGATGGCGAAAAAAGGACTTATTTATAAAGGCCTAAAGCCGGTATATTGGTCTCCATCAAGCGAATCGGCGTTGGCGGAAGCGGAAATTGAGTATAAAGACAAACGTTCCCCTTCCATTTATGTTGCATTCCCAGTGAAAGATGGAAAAGGAGTGCTTGACGGGGATGAAAAGATCGTTATCTGGACAACAACGCCTTGGACGATTCCAGCAAACTTAGCGATTGCCGTCCATCCAGACCTTGATTATCAAGTGGTGGAAACAAACGGTGCAAAATATGTCGTTGCTGCTGCGTTATTAGAATCTGTTGCGAAAGAAATCGGCTGGGACGAAGTAACGGTTGTGAAAACGATCAAAGGAAAAGACTTAGAATATGTCGTGGCAAAACATCCGTTTTATGACCGCGATTCTTTAGTCATTTGCGGTGAACATGTTACGACAGACGCCGGAACAGGATGCGTTCATACCGCGCCTGGACATGGGGAAGATGACTTTATTGTCGGGCAAAAATACGGCTTGGATGTGCTATGTCCAGTCGATGAGCGCGGCTATATGACAAGCGAAGCGCCAGGCTTTGAAGGACTGTTTTACGATGAAGCAAACAAAGCGATTACGCAAAAATTAGAAGAAGTCGGGGCGCTTTTAAAACTCAGTTTCATCACTCACTCGTATCCGCACGACTGGCGTACGAAAAAGCCGACGATTTTCCGTGCTACGACACAATGGTTTGCATCCATCGATAAAATTCGCGGTGAACTGCTTCAGGCCATTAAAGAAACAAAATGGATTCCGGAATGGGGCGAAATCCGCATCCATAATATGATTCGCGACCGCGGCGATTGGTGCATTTCTCGTCAACGTGCATGGGGGGTACCGATTCCAGTCTTTTACGGGGAAAACGGTGAACCAATTATTACGGACGAAACGATTGAACATGTATCTAACTTGTTCCGTCAATATGGTTCGAACGTTTGGTTTGAGCGTGAGGCGAAAGATTTATTACCGGAAGGATTTACTCATCCATCAAGCCCGAACGGTATCTTTACGAAAGAAACAGACATTATGGATGTATGGTTTGATTCCGGTTCTTCCCATCAGGCAGTGCTTGTAGAACGTGATGATTTACAACGCCCGGCAGATTTATATTTAGAAGGTTCCGACCAATATCGCGGCTGGTTTAACTCTTCGCTTTCGACTGCCGTCGCTGTTACCGGTAAAGCACCGTATAAAGCTGTATTAAGCCACGGATTTGTTCTCGATGGAGAAGGACGGAAAATGAGCAAATCGCTTGGCAATGTCGTTGTGCCGGCGAAAGTGATGGAACAGCTTGGTGCCGACATTTTGCGTTTATGGGTTGCTTCTGTTGATTATCAAGCGGACGTTCGCATTTCTGACAGCATTTTAAAACAAGTGGCGGAAGTATATCGCAAAATTCGCAATACGTTCCGCTTTATGCTCGGAAACTTATTCGACTTTAATCCAGAAACAGATGCGGTTCCGGTTAACGAATTACGTGAAGTCGACCGCTACATGATTGTAAAATTAAACCATTTGATTGAAAACGTAAAGCATGCCTATGAAACGTATGATTTTGCGTCCATTTATCACGATGTGAACAATTTCTGTACTGTTGATTTAAGTGCTTTCTATTTAGATTTTGCAAAAGATATTTTATATATCGAAGCGCCAAACGATCGCGCCCGCCGTTCGATTCAGACGGTATTGTACGAAACGGTTGTCGCGTTAACAAAGCTTGTAGCGCCGATTTTGCCGCATACTGCAGAGGAAGTATGGGAGCACATTCCAAATCGAAAGGAAAAAGAAGAAAGCGTTCAACTTGTTGATATGCCAGAGACAATAAACATTGACGAAGAAGACGCGATTGTTGCAAAATGGGATGCGTTTATGAACTTGCGCGATGATGTGTTAAAAGCGTTAGAAGTGGCGCGCAACGAAAAAGTGATTGGCAAATCGTTGACCGCAAGCGTTACGGTATATCCGACAAAAGAAGCGCGACAATTGCTTGGATCGATCGAAGAAGATCTAAAACAGTTATTTATCGTATCCGAGTTTACGATTGCAGATGACTATGAACATGCTCCAGAAGATGCGCAAAAATTGGCCAATGTGGCCGTTATCGTCAAACCGGCGGAAGGAGAAACATGCGAGCGTTGCTGGGTGGTGACTCCGGAAGTAGGAAAAGATGCGGATCATCCGACATTATGCCCTCGATGCGCCCATATTGTGAAAGAACATTATTCCGCCTAA
- a CDS encoding YlmC/YmxH family sporulation protein, whose amino-acid sequence MMRISEFQTKDVVNVANGKKLGNIGDIDIDLETGQIQSLIILGSGKVLGLFGREETTVIPWQNIVKIGADVILVRLHESE is encoded by the coding sequence ATGATGAGAATTTCTGAGTTTCAAACAAAAGATGTGGTAAACGTTGCAAACGGAAAAAAATTAGGCAATATCGGGGACATAGATATTGATTTAGAGACAGGGCAAATACAATCACTGATTATTTTAGGATCAGGGAAAGTACTCGGTTTATTTGGCCGGGAGGAAACGACAGTCATCCCGTGGCAAAATATCGTCAAAATTGGTGCGGACGTTATTTTAGTACGTTTGCATGAAAGCGAGTAA
- a CDS encoding RNA-binding protein gives MEIYQHFRKEEHHFIDQVLEWQETVKRQYAPKLTDFLDPREQQIVQSVIGRDEEVRIAFFGGAPFVERKRALLFPPYFQPTDEDYEIALFEVHYPSKFISLEHRQVLGALMSLGLRRGKFGDILMKEERVQFLAANEVADYIRLHLHAIGKANVSVEKRPLTEIITLEEKWQDTTITASSLRLDAILSQAFHVSRQKIQSFIENGFVKVNWKIVEQAHFECQQGDILSARGFGRCKIISIEGKTKKEKWRIRIGIQK, from the coding sequence ATGGAAATATACCAGCATTTTCGCAAAGAAGAACATCATTTTATTGACCAGGTATTAGAGTGGCAAGAAACGGTAAAGAGACAATACGCACCAAAGCTTACTGACTTTTTAGATCCACGTGAGCAACAAATTGTGCAAAGCGTCATCGGTCGCGATGAGGAGGTTCGCATTGCTTTTTTTGGCGGCGCCCCGTTTGTGGAGCGCAAAAGAGCGCTATTGTTCCCGCCATATTTTCAGCCCACGGATGAAGATTATGAAATTGCTTTGTTTGAGGTCCATTATCCGAGCAAATTTATCAGCCTAGAGCATCGCCAAGTGCTAGGGGCGCTCATGTCGCTTGGGTTGAGGCGCGGAAAATTTGGTGATATTTTAATGAAGGAGGAACGGGTTCAATTTTTGGCGGCCAACGAAGTGGCGGACTATATCCGCCTACATTTGCACGCAATCGGGAAAGCAAATGTTTCGGTAGAAAAAAGACCGTTGACAGAGATTATCACGTTAGAAGAAAAGTGGCAAGATACGACCATTACCGCTTCATCATTAAGGCTGGATGCAATATTATCACAAGCATTTCATGTATCACGGCAAAAAATTCAGTCATTCATTGAAAATGGATTTGTAAAAGTAAATTGGAAAATCGTTGAACAAGCACATTTTGAATGCCAACAAGGAGACATTCTTTCCGCGCGCGGATTTGGCCGCTGTAAAATTATATCCATTGAAGGAAAAACAAAAAAAGAAAAGTGGCGCATTCGAATCGGAATACAAAAATAA
- the spoIIGA gene encoding sigma-E processing peptidase SpoIIGA, producing the protein MAVYLDVIWLLNVCFDSLLLWLTAIMLKRDVVWWRVLFGAFIGASLVVMIFTPFSMYAQHPAIKIVFSFLIVFVTFGFKRIRYFLENLFAFYFVTFTVGGGMIAVHYFLQRQIDIHASVLTTYSLGVGDPVSWMFVLLGFPALWLFSRARINGIREKKLRFEHIVDVLIVFDGIPLQLKGLIDSGNQLYDPLSKMPVMIVEMNKVKEVLPEELVQHIQLGKSMDWINNEQLEKWVHRLRIVPYRVVGSEQQFLVAIRPDRIMIFYEQQWLEIQKGLVGLNETNLSADGEYECIIHPKMVQTGKRLTAS; encoded by the coding sequence TTGGCCGTTTATTTGGATGTCATTTGGTTATTAAATGTTTGTTTTGACAGTTTATTGCTTTGGTTGACAGCAATTATGTTAAAGCGGGATGTCGTGTGGTGGCGAGTGTTGTTTGGAGCGTTTATTGGCGCATCTCTTGTTGTAATGATATTTACACCGTTTTCTATGTATGCTCAGCATCCGGCAATCAAAATTGTGTTCTCATTTCTCATCGTTTTCGTTACATTTGGATTTAAACGAATAAGGTATTTTTTGGAAAATTTATTTGCCTTTTATTTTGTGACGTTTACGGTCGGAGGAGGTATGATTGCCGTCCATTATTTTTTGCAGCGGCAAATCGATATTCATGCAAGTGTGTTAACAACGTATTCGCTCGGTGTGGGCGACCCGGTCAGTTGGATGTTTGTTTTATTAGGATTCCCAGCCTTATGGTTATTTTCGCGAGCACGCATCAACGGGATTCGCGAAAAAAAGTTGCGATTTGAACATATTGTCGACGTCCTTATTGTATTTGATGGCATACCTCTTCAATTAAAAGGACTCATTGATAGCGGCAACCAACTATATGATCCACTATCGAAAATGCCTGTCATGATTGTTGAGATGAATAAAGTAAAGGAAGTGCTGCCGGAAGAATTAGTGCAACATATCCAGTTAGGAAAATCAATGGATTGGATCAATAATGAGCAATTGGAAAAGTGGGTGCATCGTCTGCGTATTGTTCCATATCGGGTTGTAGGGAGCGAACAACAATTTTTAGTTGCGATTAGACCAGACCGCATCATGATTTTTTACGAACAACAATGGCTGGAAATCCAAAAAGGGCTTGTCGGATTAAACGAAACCAATTTATCTGCTGATGGAGAATATGAGTGTATTATACATCCGAAAATGGTACAAACGGGGAAGAGGCTCACAGCTTCATGA
- a CDS encoding cell division protein SepF, with protein sequence MGLIKKFKDYFLEEDYEEYEEYEEEYEEEEEMRQATKANTKSNVVSLQSVQKSSKVVLIEPRAYAEAQEIADHLKNRRAVVVNLQRIQHEQAKRIVDFLSGTVYAIGGDIQQVGTKIFLCTPDNVDVTGSISIDSDDDTSMKRW encoded by the coding sequence ATGGGATTAATCAAAAAGTTTAAAGATTATTTTTTAGAGGAAGACTATGAGGAATATGAAGAATATGAAGAGGAATATGAGGAAGAGGAAGAAATGCGGCAAGCGACAAAGGCAAATACCAAATCCAATGTGGTGAGCTTACAAAGCGTGCAAAAGTCGTCGAAAGTAGTATTAATTGAGCCAAGAGCATATGCGGAAGCGCAAGAAATCGCTGACCATTTAAAAAATCGCCGCGCGGTTGTGGTGAATTTACAACGAATTCAACACGAACAAGCAAAGCGTATTGTCGACTTTTTAAGCGGTACCGTATATGCCATTGGAGGAGATATTCAACAAGTTGGCACAAAAATTTTTTTGTGCACGCCAGATAACGTAGATGTGACTGGTTCGATTTCCATCGATAGTGACGATGATACATCAATGAAGAGGTGGTAG
- the sigE gene encoding RNA polymerase sporulation sigma factor SigE: MKTWKLRIIYFWYKLLAKLRIKADEVYYIGGSEALPPPLTKEEEEMLIKKLSSGDETARSLLIERNLRLVVYIARKFENTGINIEDLISIGTIGLIKAVNTFNPEKKIKLATYASRCIENEILMYLRRNNKVRAEVSFDEPLNIDWDGNELLLSDVLGTEDDVITKDLEADVDRRLLFNALRQLSDREKQIMELRFGLSGGEEKTQKDVADLLGISQSYISRLEKRIIKRLRKEFNKMM; this comes from the coding sequence ATGAAAACGTGGAAACTTCGTATCATTTATTTTTGGTATAAGTTATTGGCGAAGTTAAGGATTAAAGCGGATGAAGTGTATTATATCGGTGGAAGTGAGGCGCTGCCGCCACCGTTGACAAAAGAAGAAGAAGAGATGTTGATTAAAAAGCTTTCATCTGGGGATGAAACTGCACGGTCGCTGCTTATTGAGCGCAATTTACGGCTTGTTGTATATATTGCGCGCAAATTTGAAAATACGGGAATTAATATCGAGGATTTGATTAGCATTGGAACGATCGGACTTATTAAAGCAGTAAATACGTTTAATCCAGAGAAAAAAATTAAATTAGCGACATACGCTTCTCGTTGCATTGAAAATGAAATATTAATGTATTTGCGCCGCAATAATAAAGTGCGTGCGGAAGTATCGTTTGATGAACCTTTAAATATTGATTGGGATGGTAATGAATTATTGTTATCAGATGTGCTTGGCACGGAAGATGATGTGATTACGAAAGACCTTGAAGCAGATGTCGATCGGCGTCTTTTATTCAATGCGCTAAGGCAGCTTAGCGACCGTGAAAAACAAATTATGGAACTTCGTTTCGGGCTTTCAGGCGGAGAAGAAAAAACGCAAAAAGATGTTGCCGATTTGCTTGGCATATCGCAATCTTACATATCACGGCTAGAAAAGCGGATTATTAAGCGGCTTCGCAAAGAATTCAATAAAATGATGTAA